DNA sequence from the Alphaproteobacteria bacterium genome:
CCCCCGACCCGCCAAAAACCGATCCGAGACAGCAGGCTCTAGCAGTTTAGAATGTTTGTGGGACAGCAGTGACTCCGACCCCACTTTAATCGACTCCGACCCCACTTCAAGAGCCCGCTAACAGGGCGCTCCGGCCTCGCAGCCGCCGGTGCGGTCGGTCTCGTTGGAGGGTAGGAGCGAGACGATGGACTGGTCGAGGATGCGGCCGAAGGCCGCGTCGTCCGGCCCTGGCGGCAGGATGCCCTCGACCCGGATCTGGGTCAGCACCCGTTCGCCGACGCAAAGCGCGGCCACCAGGTCAAGCTCGTTCGCGGCCGGTGCCAGTTCCATGCCTGCCAGCCCGCCGCAGGCCTCTTTGCCGCGCAGGCCGCGCAAAACGGGGCTGAAGACCAGCACGACGCGGTGCTGATCGCGCGATGCGGCGGGCACGAAACGGGCCTGGGGGAACATGCCGGGCATACGCAGCCGGTTCAGGATCTTGTCGCCGATTTCCGGCTGTCCGGCAAAGGGGTTGCCCCGGATTTCGCTGGGAAATTCGCCGCCGAACGTGATGCTGCGCACCAGGTCGGGCGTGTAGTAGGGATCGACCTCGGTTTCCTGGATGCTGACGGCGACGCAGCCCCACAGCAAACCGGCGCCCAACAGCATCCCGATCAAATGCTTTCCAGCCCTGACCATGGCCCCAGCCTAGCATCAAATATCGAGATCGGCGACGTCCGGCGCGTGCTCCTGGATGAAGGCCAGGCGCAATTCCGGCTTGCGGCCCATCAGGCGCTCCACCAGCTTGTCGGTGGCTTGGGCCTCGGCCTCGGGCACCACCACGCGCAGCATGTTGCGCTGGGCCGGTGCCATGGTGGTTTGCTTGAGCTGGGCCGGCGGCATCTCGCCCAGGCCCTTGAAGCGGCTGATCTCGACCTTGCCGCGGCCGTCGAACTGGGCCAGCAATTCCTCGCGGTGGGCGTCGTCGCGGGCGTAGGCGGTCTTGCCGCCCTGGCTCAGGCGATATAGCGGCGGCAGCGCCAGGTAGAGGTGGCCCGAGGCCACCAGCTCGGGCATCTCGCGGAAGAAATAGGTCATCAAGAGCGCCGCGATGTGGGCGCCGTCGACGTCGGCGTCGGTCATGATGATGATCTTGTCGTAGCGCAGATCTTCCTCGCGGTAGCGCTCGCCCTGGCCGCAGCCCAGCGCCTGGGCCAGGTCGCGGAGCTCCTGGTTGGCCCTCAGCTTGTCGGCGGCGGCGCTGGCCACGTTGAGGATTTTTCCGCGCAACGGCAGAACAGCCTGCGTTGCGCGGTCGCGGGCCTGCTTGGCCGAGCCGCCGGCCGAATCGCCCTCGACGATGAAAAGCTCGGTGCCGCTCTGGCCCGAACGCGAGCAGTCAGCCAGCTTGCCCGGCAGCCGCACTTTGCGTGTCGCCGTCTTGCGCGAAACCTCGCGTTCCTGGCGCCGGCGCAGGCGCTCCTCGGCCCGTTCGATGACGAATCCCAGCAGCGCATTGGCTTCCTCGGGGTTGCCCGAGAGCCAATGGTCGAAATGATCGCGCATGATGGTCTCGACCAGCTTGGCCGCCTGGGGGCTGGCCAGCTTCTGCTTGGTCTGGCCGTGGAACTGGGGTTCGGGGATGAAGACCGAAAGCACCACGGCGCACGATCCCAGCACGTCGTCGGCATTCAGCGCCCCGGCGCGGCGGTTGTTGGTGAGTTCGGCGTAGGCCTTCAAACCCTTGCTCAAGGCCGCCCGCAAGCCGCTTTCGTGGCTGCCGCCCTCGGGCGTCGGCACGGTGTTGCAATAGCTGTTGAGAAAGCCGGTGCCGCCGGCCGTCCAGGCGATGGCCCATTCCACACGGCCGCCCGAGTGGTTGACCGAGACCCGGTTCGAGAAGGCCTCGCGGGTTACCGTGGCGGCCTGGCCCAGCGAGGATTGCAGAAAGGAGAGGATGCCCTCGGGAAAATGCAGCTCATCCTCGGGCGGCACGCCCTCGTTGGCCGCCAGGCCCTCGGCGGCGCACTTCCAGCGGATGCGCACGCCGCCGAAAAGGTAGGCCTTGGAACGCGCCATGCGGTAAAGCGTGGCCGGACTGAAGGCCGCCTTGGGGCCGAAGATCTTGGGGTCGGGATGGAACGAGACGCGGGTGCCGCGGCGGCTGCGTGTGCCGCCCGTGGGCTTGAGCTTGGATGCCGGCTGGCCGCGAACGTAGTGCTGCGTCCAGATCTTGTTGTCGCGCGCCACCTCGATCTCCAGCCGGTCGCAGAGCGCGTTGACCACGGAAATGCCGACACCATGCAGGCCGCCGGCGGTGTGGTAGACCTTGTCGCTGAACTTGCCGCCCGAATGCAGCGTCGTCATGATCACTTCGAGGGCCGATTTCTGCTTGAACTTGGGGTGCTTGTCGACCGGTATGCCGCGGCCGTTGTCCTGCACCGTGAGCGTGCCGTCGGCGGCCAGTTCGATATCGATGGTGCTGGCGTGCCCGGCCACGGCCTCGTCCATGGCGTTGTCCAGCGCCTCGGCCGCCAGGTGATGCAGCCCGGCCGCATCGGTGCCGCCGATGTACATGCCGGGGCGGCGGCGCACCGGCTCCAGGCCCTCCAGCACCTCGATGTGCTTGGCCGAATAGTCGCGGGCCGGCTGGGCGGCGCTTGCCTGTTGAAAGAGATCGGGCATCAGGGACAATATGGGGCCTAATCGACGCGGGAAAAGCGCCATTTCGACGCAGTATAAGGTACCATCTCAGCTTGCGACAACAAAATATGGTAACGGGACAGGATATGGCCGATCAAACGACAGAAGTCCGCCAAGGCGGCCGCCGAGGCCGCGAGCCGGCCATTCGCACGGTTCCCCGGCCGCTCGACGCCAACGCCAACGGCGACATCTTCGGTGGCTGGGTGCTCTCCGAGATGGACATCGCCGCCGGCACCATCGCCGCCAAGCGGGCCGGTGGCCGTGTCGTCACCGTGGCCATCGACGCCATGACCTTCCACAAGCCCATCCTGGTCGGTGATCTGGTCAGCATCTACGGCGAGGTCATACGGGTCGGCCGTACCTCGCTCGAGGTCAGGCTGGAGACCTATGTCAACCGCCGCCTGGCCGACCAGGAGATCCGCGTCACCGAAGGCACCTTCGTTTTCGTCGCCATCGACGCCGAGGGTCGGCCCCGGGCGGTGGATGACTAAATTCCAAGTGCCGCATCGATCTTCTCCGGGACCAGGTTCTGGCCGGCCAGGAATTGCTCGCCGACCTGCAGCACCGGCGCGCTGTAGAGCTTCTTACTGGCCATCAGATCCGCCGCCGCCTCGTCCATCATCAGGTCGACGACGCTGAAGGTCACGTCCTGGGACTTGAGATAGCGCTTGAGCCGTTCGCAGGGTGCGCAAAAGGGGGTGGAGTAGACGATGACGGTCTCGGCCATGAGGGGTTCCAAAGGTGGGAAAACAGTGGCCCAGCCTAGCAATTCCCGCCGCCAAACAACAGGGCCGCGGCTAACCGCGGCCCTGGTCCTCGCCCCCGGGTAACTTGATATATTACCTTATGTAATCCTTCTTACACACTGTAATACATGGAAAATTCAATTGGATGCGGGGTGTGCTCGAAGGCATAGACCTCTTCCCATTTGAGATCCATGTAGCCCTCGATCTGGTCGTCGGAGAAGACGTCGCCCTTTTTCAAGAAGTCGCGGTCGACGTCCAGGGCATCGAGGGCTTGGCGCAGGCTGCCGCAGACCGTGGGCACGCCTTCGAGCTCCTCGGGCGGCAGATCGTAGAGGTTCTTGTCCATGGGATCGCCGGGATGGA
Encoded proteins:
- the parE gene encoding DNA topoisomerase IV subunit B — translated: MPDLFQQASAAQPARDYSAKHIEVLEGLEPVRRRPGMYIGGTDAAGLHHLAAEALDNAMDEAVAGHASTIDIELAADGTLTVQDNGRGIPVDKHPKFKQKSALEVIMTTLHSGGKFSDKVYHTAGGLHGVGISVVNALCDRLEIEVARDNKIWTQHYVRGQPASKLKPTGGTRSRRGTRVSFHPDPKIFGPKAAFSPATLYRMARSKAYLFGGVRIRWKCAAEGLAANEGVPPEDELHFPEGILSFLQSSLGQAATVTREAFSNRVSVNHSGGRVEWAIAWTAGGTGFLNSYCNTVPTPEGGSHESGLRAALSKGLKAYAELTNNRRAGALNADDVLGSCAVVLSVFIPEPQFHGQTKQKLASPQAAKLVETIMRDHFDHWLSGNPEEANALLGFVIERAEERLRRRQEREVSRKTATRKVRLPGKLADCSRSGQSGTELFIVEGDSAGGSAKQARDRATQAVLPLRGKILNVASAAADKLRANQELRDLAQALGCGQGERYREEDLRYDKIIIMTDADVDGAHIAALLMTYFFREMPELVASGHLYLALPPLYRLSQGGKTAYARDDAHREELLAQFDGRGKVEISRFKGLGEMPPAQLKQTTMAPAQRNMLRVVVPEAEAQATDKLVERLMGRKPELRLAFIQEHAPDVADLDI
- a CDS encoding acyl-CoA thioesterase — its product is MADQTTEVRQGGRRGREPAIRTVPRPLDANANGDIFGGWVLSEMDIAAGTIAAKRAGGRVVTVAIDAMTFHKPILVGDLVSIYGEVIRVGRTSLEVRLETYVNRRLADQEIRVTEGTFVFVAIDAEGRPRAVDD
- a CDS encoding glutaredoxin domain-containing protein encodes the protein MAETVIVYSTPFCAPCERLKRYLKSQDVTFSVVDLMMDEAAADLMASKKLYSAPVLQVGEQFLAGQNLVPEKIDAALGI